The nucleotide sequence ctttatgacCAAAAGTAGCTAAAATAGATAGATTTATcgaaggtcaactttgcctaCTCGATTTGAAACCTctggggttttttttaaacattatgaatttataaacggaaaattttcgaaatgaatgttataaatcatgtcagtaccgaagtactgactagcTATAACAATGTCTTATAGTTTTGAATTTAATGCATACATtttcctttttaactttattttgcttttaaacttTAGTATTActacttttattgatattttatattagcgaaaaaagatatcttatatagatataggaagatgtggtgtgagtgccaatgagaactctccatccgaataacagttttaaaaaagtaaaccattataggtcaatgtacggccttgaACACAGagccatggctcacaccgaacaacaagctataaagggccccaaacttATATCTGTATAGAAAcatcgtaatttttttttaatttttttaggtGCAATTTCTATTGAAGGATATGGCTCGCTCAAATTAAATTCGCATTTATTATTGGCATGTCAAATCAGCTCCTTTGAAGGCCCAGCAACATGGAGTAATTCTAACATGCAACGTATCACATGTCATAAAACAGGTTTTTGTGATCTAAAGACTCAGGACAACTTCATGTTTTTGGGGAACACATctagtatttttgtgataataGACCCTCTACTAAAGAAGGACGATCAAATGACGTGGACGTGTTTTTATGATTCTTCGAACATATCTTATACAGTTAAAATAGGTGAGTGTTaggtttttataaatcaatattagtggcggatccaggaaaaGCATGCGCGTAAGTGACCAATTCTTTATCCAATACTTGAATCACCAGGTATAAGTgcacttaataaaaaatatatttcctatTCAGTATTggtctttaaaaaaatgtcttcatGTACAAGGTTTATGTTGTGTGTTGTAGCTACCAATTCGTAGGTCGGAACACTGATTATATTATTACTAACTTAGTTTATGACGTAATATGTATAGCTACTTTGATAGAAAAAATGCACATAATTATTGCATGAGatgaatcatacaaaaatgtattgGTAGACATTACCTCACACTAGCGGTCCTATATCTTGTCAATATTTATAATTGACCAATGCACAAGATCATTCTCAGCTCGGACTATTTACAAGGTCTTCATATAAAAGAGATACAATGCATTCATTGGTTCATTGAAAAGATACCATAGACCCTGATGTATTTTTTTACGGGTTTACACATATGTATGTTATAAACAAAAAACGTTGTGtctgttttttaaactattgttGAGACGTCTTTCAGTTCAAACAACAACGTAGTTAGCTTGAAACAACACCAGAATCAATCATATATATATTGGTAGCCTTTGGTTGTTCTCTGCCCTTTGGTCGAGTTGTTctttatttgacacattccccgtttccattcacAGTTTTGTTGATCagatataaatcataaaatatattaataaaaaatcgCATACAGTTTAGGTCATGATATTGTACAGATAGATCAGCTGAGGTATTATGAATTATGAAGTATATATAttcacagtgtgggaacggaactgtacgtttttttaacaatttggtcattcgggagactgtcaagcggggctccgacatttgcaaaataacaagttgcttgatgggaactttgatgaactcttatgttcctatataacgtttctgcttcaagttttgatagctaaaacattctttgtgtaaatatgaaccaataaaataataagaaagatatatgcatccaaacgttttccttagaatggtggagctccgtgtaa is from Mytilus galloprovincialis chromosome 6, xbMytGall1.hap1.1, whole genome shotgun sequence and encodes:
- the LOC143078017 gene encoding uncharacterized protein LOC143078017, with protein sequence MDYLTFCVYTLLTWKSINGAISIEGYGSLKLNSHLLLACQISSFEGPATWSNSNMQRITCHKTGFCDLKTQDNFMFLGNTSSIFVIIDPLLKKDDQMTWTCFYDSSNISYTVKIDSSHSSSQTPSGLNKGETAGIVVSLLLVIGISIGVVYYCKKRKLR